DNA from Campylobacter sp. CNRCH_2014_0184h:
GCTGCCCTTGCTATCATCAAAGCATTATCTGAGCAATACTCAAGCGGAGCTAGCAAAAGTTCACATTGATAGCTTTGGCATAAATGCTCTATTTGACTTCTTAGGTTTAAATTTGCACTAGCTCCACCTACTATACCAAAACGCTTAAATTTATACTCTTTAAAAATTTTTTCTAACTTGTTTAAAATATGCGCTATGGCTGCTTTTTGAAATGCAAAGGCTATTTTGCTTTTACGCTCTAAGCTTAGCTCTTCTTTTAAAATTTCCAAACGTACTTGGTTTTTAAGTCCTGAAAAACTATAAGCTAAGTCTTTAGAATGAAGTAAAGGTATGCTAAATTCTAAATCACTTTCTTTTACATTTTTAGCTAAATTTTCTATGATAGCCCCACCAGGATAACCAAGTCCCATCATCTTAGCTACTTTATCAAAACTTTCTCCAAAGCTATCATCATTTGTTCTTGCTAGTTCTGTGATTTTACCTTGCTCATCGATAAAAAGTACCATAGTATGCCCACCACTTACAAGTAATACTCCCATATCAAAACTAGCTTTTTTATCTAAAAACATAGAATAAATATGCCCTTTTAAGTGGTTAATCGCTATAAGTGGCAAATTTAAACTAATGGCAAGCATTTTAGCCATAGCAACCCCACCTATCAAGCTCACACTAAGACCAGGTTCATTTGTAACTGCTATGGCGCAAAGTTTGTCAAAGTATTTTTGGCATTTTTCTAAGATTTTAGGTAAGGCTTCACTGTGTAATCTTGCTGCAAGCTCAGGCACCACCCCACCATAGACGCTATGAGCATTTTCTTGAGAAATCTTTGTATGGAAAATGCATTCAAAGCTGTTTTTATCTATGATAGCAATAGAACTATCATCACACGAGCTTTCTATGGCAAGGATTAAGCTTTTCATTGAAATTCCACTAAAATCATACCGATAAATTTATCTTTTTCTTCTGCTTTTTCTATGGCTTTTGCAGGTATGTTTGCTTTTTTGATTTCTTTAAAATTTGTCTTTTTTTCTAAGGCTTGATCGGCTAAATTTGCATTTTTTAACTCATAAAATTCCACTCTATAAATTTTTCTTTTTTTATCTAAAGAATAACGACTTTGCATTTGATTTTTACTTATTTCTATACCGCTTTCATCATTACCCCTATCAAAACCTATGACATTAACCCTTACACCTACAATAGAAGGAATTTTAAAGCTATTTTTTACCATGATTTTTTGAGCAAAATTTGTTTGTATGTTTTTTCCATCTACTATCATTTCAACACAATCTAGCGCATTTGAAAACTCAAAATATTCAGGGTATAGTCTAGTTTGCAAGCGATTTCCGTAATTGACTGAGTATGAACTAGCGTTTGAAATCACCGCTGTAATTTCATTACTTGCTTCATAATTTAAAGCTTGATTAACAGGG
Protein-coding regions in this window:
- the tsaD gene encoding tRNA (adenosine(37)-N6)-threonylcarbamoyltransferase complex transferase subunit TsaD, translating into MKSLILAIESSCDDSSIAIIDKNSFECIFHTKISQENAHSVYGGVVPELAARLHSEALPKILEKCQKYFDKLCAIAVTNEPGLSVSLIGGVAMAKMLAISLNLPLIAINHLKGHIYSMFLDKKASFDMGVLLVSGGHTMVLFIDEQGKITELARTNDDSFGESFDKVAKMMGLGYPGGAIIENLAKNVKESDLEFSIPLLHSKDLAYSFSGLKNQVRLEILKEELSLERKSKIAFAFQKAAIAHILNKLEKIFKEYKFKRFGIVGGASANLNLRSQIEHLCQSYQCELLLAPLEYCSDNALMIARAACEAYERKEFVSIEDDLISPKVKNLQGVL